Proteins from a single region of Punica granatum isolate Tunisia-2019 chromosome 8, ASM765513v2, whole genome shotgun sequence:
- the LOC116188847 gene encoding disease resistance protein RGA2-like — protein MAVLLPTDPSPSTVSLSLTALTSLSIREIEDAEQLPVELFQSLQSLEIGDCPRLKALPLGAVLRSISTLETLIISDCPELDLSTENDGDDDDGGNAEGMTDLLQLQGHHKLRHLTIKGIHKAECLPGWFQYLSNLQSLTIGNCEGLKSLLPVRLSLPLLTTLDSLVLYICPELDLSIGESEDMPMAAYSQFTKLRNLVFYDIKKMAAYSHLTNLEDLRIQCCNNLKALPEWFPNLTSLKYLVIVNCGEELTRRCQGKNGGGEDWPKISHIPQLVVVRADLNGHLKSL, from the exons ATGGCAGTGCTGTTGCCGACTGATCCCTCTCCATCGACTGTTTCTCTATCTCTCACCGCACTGACATCCCTCTCCATCCGCGAAATTGAGGATGCAGAGCAGTTGCCTGTGGAATTGTTTCAGTCTCTCCAGTCTCTTGAAATCGGGGATTGCCCACGTTTGAAAGCACTCCCTCTGGGGGCAGTCCTCCGATCCATATCCACCCTTGAGACGCTGATAATTTCTGATTGCCCAGAGCTTGATTTATCCACCGAGAATGATGGCGACGACGACGATGGTGGTAATGCTGAAGGCATGACCGATCTTTTGCAGCTACAGGGCCATCATAAACTTCGCCATCTAACTATCAAAGGAATTCATAAGGCGGAGTGTTTGCCTGGGTGGTTCCAGTACCTCTCCAATCTCCAAAGTTTAACCATTGGAAATTGCGAGGGCTTGAAATCTCTTCTGCCTGTAAGACTGAGTCTTCCGCTTCTCACCACCCTCGACTCGTTGGTGCTATACATCTGTCCAGAACTTGACTTATCAATAGGGGAGTCAGAAGACATGCCGATGGCGGCTTATTCTCAGTTCACTAAACTCCGCAATTTGGTATTCTAcgacataaaaaaaatggcgGCTTATTCTCACCTCACTAACCTTGAAGATTTACGCATCCAATGCTGCAATAATCTGAAGGCTTTGCCTGAGTGGTTTCCCAATCTCACCTCACTCAAATATCTTGTGATTGTTAACTGTGGGGAGGAGCTGACAAGAAGGTGCCAAGGGAAAAACGGAGGAGGAGAGGACTGGCCTAAGATTTCTCACATCCCGCAG CTCGTGGTTGTTCGCGCTGACTTGAATGGGCACCTCAAGTCTCTATGA
- the LOC116216003 gene encoding putative disease resistance protein RGA3 isoform X2 — MAEVVLGSVVESVTGHLVSLVSQEIRLACGVRAELVKLQTTVSIIGGVLREADKRRVEADDVKEWLKKLKELFYDADDLLDDFSTEVFRRRRVIGGGKRILNEVSTFFSSSNQFLYASKMARRVKEMRERIDAIWNDRSACFQLEGNSNLMGSLVENLTRPETIPFKSDPYVIGRDKDKEKVIEFLLNPDFEENVSVLPIVGVGGLGKTTLARLVFNDDKVKEYFEMRLIWVCVSTNFHVEDIVRKIVRECTPNKEGISNLDMNELQKTLGEWLHGNKFLLVLDDVWNDNRSKWLELREFLMSGAKGSKILVTTRYIRVAETMTRKFHKLSGLPEDESLSLLMQMAMKEEHEWKGQNLEKIAGEIVKKCAGVPLAIKTVGRLLVHSGCREKDWLDFKNNDLSSIDQEEAYFRKILS, encoded by the exons ATGGCCGAAGTGGTTCTCGGAAGCGTTGTGGAGTCCGTCACCGGACACCTTGTTTCCCTCGTCTCCCAGGAGATTAGACTAGCATGCGGCGTCAGAGCTGAGCTCGTGAAACTTCAAACCACTGTCTCCATCATCGGCGGCGTGCTTCGTGAGGCTGACAAGAGACGAGTTGAGGCTGACGATGTGAAGGAATGGCTCAAGAAGCTGAAAGAGTTGTTCTACGATGCGGATGACCTGTTGGATGACTTCTCTACGGAGGTTTTTCGCCGTCGAAGAGTAATAGGAGGAGGTAAGCGGATCCTCAATGAGGTGAGtaccttcttctcctcttccaaCCAGTTCCTTTATGCCAGTAAGATGGCTCGTCGAGTCAAGGAGATGAGGGAGAGGATCGATGCAATTTGGAATGATAGAAGCGCCTGTTTTCAACTCGAGGGAAATAGTAATCTTATGGGGAGTTTGGTAGAGAATCTAACTAGGCCGGAAACTATTCCGTTCAAGTCTGACCCGTATGTGATTGGACGAGACAAGGACAAGGAGAAAGTTATTGAGTTCTTACTCAATCCTGATTTTGAGGAGAATGTTTCCGTCCTCCCAATCGTGGGTGTGGGAGGTCTAGGGAAAACGACATTGGCACGACTCGTGTTCAACGATGACAAGGTGAAGGAATATTTCGAGATGAGGCTAATTTGGGTCTGTGTGTCAACCAACTTCCATGTGGAGGATATTGTGAGGAAGATAGTACGAGAATGCACCCCTAACAAAGAAGGAATTTCTAATCTCGACATGAATGAGCTGCAAAAAACGCTGGGAGAATGGCTCCATGGAAATAAGTTCTTACTTGTTTTAGATGATGTGTGGAATGACAACCGGTCTAAATGGTTGGAACTTAGAGAATTTCTCATGAGCGGTGCCAAAGGAAGTAAGATATTGGTGACCACTCGCTATATTCGAGTGGCGGAAACTATGACtcgaaaatttcataaattgagTGGCTTACCTGAGGATGAGTCGCTCTCGTTGCTGATGCAAATGGCAATGAAGGAGGAGCACGAGTGGAAAGGTCAAAATCTAGAAAAGATTGCGGGAGAGATTGTGAAGAAGTGTGCGGGAGTTCCCCTTGCAATTAAGACGGTTGGGCGACTGTTAGTGCATTCTGGATGTAGGGAAAAAGATTGGTTGGACTTCAAGAATAATGATCTGTCTTCGATAGATCAAGAAGAAG CTTATTTCCGCAAGATTTTAAGCTAG
- the LOC116215985 gene encoding DExH-box ATP-dependent RNA helicase DExH8 isoform X1, producing the protein MASSPTSSSASSRSTPFASPDFSSLPIMALREKIVEKILENRVTLIVGETGCGKSSQVPQFLLDKNIKPILCTQPRRFAVVAVAKMVAKARNCELGSEVGYHIGHSKHFSSSSKIVFKTAGVLLDEMRDRGQNALEYKAIILDEVHERSVESDLVLVCVKQFLLKNKNMRLVLMSATADITRYREYFGDIGRDERVEVLAIPSSNQQTIFQRRVLYLDRVTKLLERDSDSPSAEYCSGEEPTTANPNIKPEVHSLIHDLVLWIHANEPDIEKSILVFLPTYRSLVQQWFLLRPLSSLFKVHILHSSIDTDQALRAMRISKSHRKIILATNIAESSVTIPKVAFVIDSCRSLQVYWDSNRKAESSELAWISKSQAEQRKGRTGRTCDGQVYRLVTGSFFNKLKDHECPTILRLSLRQQVLHMCCAESKAINDPKVLLQKALDPPEPDIVEDALDMLIHIGALEKTSHRGRYEPTFFGRLLASFSLSFDASMLILKFGVADMLHEGILLGILMDIQPLPILQPFGEEHLFEEYMGRYFIGDNSCDKTLGQKEMVLMGNLCAYKFWQRVFQDNLRLEHLKEVLKYDAAGVTQETSLKIEEMWCVCHNLVQSSLNHVSEIYEDVLCTLHQFRPDFLPASDGIPSYYYPYEFQHECLLQDAVDAESDDEQLHQSSDVKQCVAGPFVSLDHFQTKYIADKMATVIKEIRALYTGALPGSQPTISNGTSVYAQAPVCVYFLRGVCTRGSRCTYSHSLQAQQPACKFFFSLQGCRNGDSCHFSHDTAQLSSSTRPSPCLPEEDIAKPQLLIELFPPPGEGNILILDDTNFQFTSNIACFWNPEKMFVTTSLSESYVSEPSLEDVRISWALHHPYQTLICEPPENSFSWRDIRCVLWFPDLDNQDKNLERQAGYVRSFFEFMAIRLLAESLHSVQVVVTMKNIRFSQLQVEKLGRNSFFFLRESFLFDEQSFGEVLDGMTTRRPMVVSKAVSYVFVLHPPSSIQFGDYQTEIRRSLQDAQ; encoded by the exons ATGGCGTCGTCTCCGACTTCGTCGTCCGCCTCCTCGCGCTCCACTCCCTTCGCGTCCCCCGACTTCTCCTCCCTCCCGATCATGGCGCTCCGGGAGAAGATCGTCGAGAAGATCCTCGAGAACCGCGTCACCCTCATCGTCGGCGAAACCGGCTGCG GGAAAAGCTCTCAAGTTCCTCAGTTCCTGCTTGATAAAAACATCAAACCCATATTATGCACACAGCCTCGAAGATTTGCAGTTGTAGCCGTCGCTAAAATGGTTGCAAAAGCCCGAAATTGTGAGTTGGGATCAGAGGTTGGATATCACATTGGGCATTCAAAGCACTTTTCATCTAG TTCAAAGATTGTTTTTAAGACTGCTGGTGTTCTATTGGATGAAATGCGTGATAGGGGCCAGAATGCACTTGAGTACAAAGCTATTATACTTGATGAAGTGCATGAAAGATCTGTAGAATCTGATCTAGTGCTGGTATGTGTGAAACAGTTTTTGCTGAAGAACAAGAATATGAG ATTGGTTTTGATGTCTGCAACAGCTGATATCACCAGATACAGGGAATATTTTGGAGATATTGGTAGGGATGAGAGAGTGGAAGTGCTTGCCATCCCTAGCTCCAACCAACAGACCATTTTCCAGCGAAGGGTTTTATACCTTGACCGG GTGACAAAGCTCCTTGAAAGAGATTCAGACTCACCATCTGCGGAATATTGCTCTGGAGAAGAACCTACAACAGCCAATCCCAATATTAAGCCTGAAGTGCACAGTCTCATCCATGATCTGGTGTTATGGATACATGCAAATGAGCCAGACATTGAGAAGAGCATATTAGTATTTCTTCCAACATACCGTTCTCTAGTGCAACAGTGGTTTCTCCTAAGGCCTTTGAGTTCACTATTTAAAGTTCATATCTTACATAGCAGCATTGACACAGATCAGGCTCTTAGGGCTATGAGAATCTCAAAGTCCCACCGGAAG ATAATATTAGCAACAAACATCGCAGAGTCATCAGTAACTATACCAAAAGTGGCCTTTGTTATAGACTCATGCCGATCTTTGCAAGTTTATTGGGACAGTAACAGGAAAGCTGAATCTTCAGAGCTGGCTTGGATATCCAAATCTCAG gcTGAGCAGCGTAAAGGAAGAACTGGCCGAACCTGTGATGGTCAGGTATATCGATTGGTCACAGGATCCTTCTTCAATAAACTTAAGGATCATGAGTGTCCGACTATACTGAGATTATCATTGCGACAACAAGTGCTCCATATGTGTTGTGCTGAATCTAAAGCCATTAATGATCCTAAAG TCCTATTGCAGAAGGCTTTAGACCCACCTGAGCCTGATATTGTTGAAGATGCATTAGATATGCTAATCCATATAGGTGCATTAGAAAAAACATCTCACAGAGGGCGTTATGAGCCGACATTTTTTGGAAGGTTACTTGCCAGTTTCTCCTTATCTTTTGATGCGTCAATGCTTATCCTAAAGTTTGGAGTTGCTGATATGCTTCATGAGGGCATTCTTCTCGGTATATTAATGGATATTCAACCTCTACCTATTCTTCAACCTTTTGGCGAGGAACATCTG TTTGAGGAGTACATGGGACGCTACTTCATTGGAGATAATAGCTGCGACAAAACCCTTGGCCAAAAAGAGATGGTATTGATGGGGAACTTATGCGCATATAAGTTCTGGCAGAGAGTATTTCAG GATAACCTTCGCCTGGAACATTTGAAAGAAGTTCTGAAGTATGATGCAGCAGGAGTTACACAAGAAACGTCCCTCAAAATTGAGGAAATGTGGTGCGTTTGCCACAATCTTGTGCAGTCATCACTGAATCATGTTTCTGAGATAT ATGAAGATGTCCTATGTACACTGCACCAATTTCGGCCAGACTTTTTGCCGGCGTCTGATGGTATTCCTTCTTACTATTATCCTTATGAGTTTCAACACGAATGCCTCCTCCAGGATGCAGTTGATGCGGAATCAGATGACGAGCAGCTACATCAGTCTAGTGATGTGAAGCAATGTGTTGCTGGACCATTTGTCTCCCTTGATCACTTTCAGACAAAATATATTGCTGACAAGATGGCAACAGTTATCAAGGAG ATAAGAGCTCTTTATACTGGAGCACTACCTGGTTCTCAGCCTACAATATCGAATGGCACATCTGTCTATGCACAGGCTCCTGTATGTGTGTACTTTTTGAGGGGAGTTTGCACCAGGGGTAGTAGATGCACGTACTCTCATTCCCTTCAGGCACAACAACCAGCATGCaaattcttcttctctttacAG GGCTGTCGAAATGGAGATTCCTGTCACTTCTCGCATGATACGGCTCAATTGAGTTCATCTACCAGGCCGAGTCCATGCTTACCAGAGGAGGACATCGCTAAACCACAGCTATTAATTGAACTATTTCCCCCTCCTGGTGAAGGGAACATTCTTATATTGGATGACACCAACTTCCAGTTCACCTCAAACATTGCCTGCTTTTGGAACCCGGAGAAAATGTTCGTGACAACTAGTTTATCAGAGTCATATGTAAGTGAACCATCACTGGAGGACGTCAGAATCTCGTGGGCCCTACATCACCCATACCAGACACTCATATGTGAACCCCCAGAGAATTCATTCTCATGGAGGGATATCAGGTGCGTGCTATGGTTCCCAGATCTCGACAATCAAGACAAGAACTTGGAGAGACAGGCAGGTTATGTGCGGAGCTTCTTTGAGTTCATGGCGATTCGATTACTGGCAGAGTCCTTACACAGTGTTCAAGTTGTTGTCACCATGAAAAACATCAGATTTTCACAGCTGCAG GTAGAGAAATTGGGAAGAAACAGTTTCTTCTTCCTAAGGGAGTCGTTCCTTTTTGATGAGCAAAGCTTTGGGGAAGTCCTTGATGGTATGACCACACGGAGACCTATGGTGGTGTCTAAGGCTGTCTCCTATGTCTTCGTCCTGCACCCACCGAGCAGTATTCAGTTCGGGGATTATCAGACAGAAATCCGCAGATCTCTTCAAGATGCTCAGTAA
- the LOC116215985 gene encoding DExH-box ATP-dependent RNA helicase DExH8 isoform X2, producing MRDRGQNALEYKAIILDEVHERSVESDLVLVCVKQFLLKNKNMRLVLMSATADITRYREYFGDIGRDERVEVLAIPSSNQQTIFQRRVLYLDRVTKLLERDSDSPSAEYCSGEEPTTANPNIKPEVHSLIHDLVLWIHANEPDIEKSILVFLPTYRSLVQQWFLLRPLSSLFKVHILHSSIDTDQALRAMRISKSHRKIILATNIAESSVTIPKVAFVIDSCRSLQVYWDSNRKAESSELAWISKSQAEQRKGRTGRTCDGQVYRLVTGSFFNKLKDHECPTILRLSLRQQVLHMCCAESKAINDPKVLLQKALDPPEPDIVEDALDMLIHIGALEKTSHRGRYEPTFFGRLLASFSLSFDASMLILKFGVADMLHEGILLGILMDIQPLPILQPFGEEHLFEEYMGRYFIGDNSCDKTLGQKEMVLMGNLCAYKFWQRVFQDNLRLEHLKEVLKYDAAGVTQETSLKIEEMWCVCHNLVQSSLNHVSEIYEDVLCTLHQFRPDFLPASDGIPSYYYPYEFQHECLLQDAVDAESDDEQLHQSSDVKQCVAGPFVSLDHFQTKYIADKMATVIKEIRALYTGALPGSQPTISNGTSVYAQAPVCVYFLRGVCTRGSRCTYSHSLQAQQPACKFFFSLQGCRNGDSCHFSHDTAQLSSSTRPSPCLPEEDIAKPQLLIELFPPPGEGNILILDDTNFQFTSNIACFWNPEKMFVTTSLSESYVSEPSLEDVRISWALHHPYQTLICEPPENSFSWRDIRCVLWFPDLDNQDKNLERQAGYVRSFFEFMAIRLLAESLHSVQVVVTMKNIRFSQLQVEKLGRNSFFFLRESFLFDEQSFGEVLDGMTTRRPMVVSKAVSYVFVLHPPSSIQFGDYQTEIRRSLQDAQ from the exons ATGCGTGATAGGGGCCAGAATGCACTTGAGTACAAAGCTATTATACTTGATGAAGTGCATGAAAGATCTGTAGAATCTGATCTAGTGCTGGTATGTGTGAAACAGTTTTTGCTGAAGAACAAGAATATGAG ATTGGTTTTGATGTCTGCAACAGCTGATATCACCAGATACAGGGAATATTTTGGAGATATTGGTAGGGATGAGAGAGTGGAAGTGCTTGCCATCCCTAGCTCCAACCAACAGACCATTTTCCAGCGAAGGGTTTTATACCTTGACCGG GTGACAAAGCTCCTTGAAAGAGATTCAGACTCACCATCTGCGGAATATTGCTCTGGAGAAGAACCTACAACAGCCAATCCCAATATTAAGCCTGAAGTGCACAGTCTCATCCATGATCTGGTGTTATGGATACATGCAAATGAGCCAGACATTGAGAAGAGCATATTAGTATTTCTTCCAACATACCGTTCTCTAGTGCAACAGTGGTTTCTCCTAAGGCCTTTGAGTTCACTATTTAAAGTTCATATCTTACATAGCAGCATTGACACAGATCAGGCTCTTAGGGCTATGAGAATCTCAAAGTCCCACCGGAAG ATAATATTAGCAACAAACATCGCAGAGTCATCAGTAACTATACCAAAAGTGGCCTTTGTTATAGACTCATGCCGATCTTTGCAAGTTTATTGGGACAGTAACAGGAAAGCTGAATCTTCAGAGCTGGCTTGGATATCCAAATCTCAG gcTGAGCAGCGTAAAGGAAGAACTGGCCGAACCTGTGATGGTCAGGTATATCGATTGGTCACAGGATCCTTCTTCAATAAACTTAAGGATCATGAGTGTCCGACTATACTGAGATTATCATTGCGACAACAAGTGCTCCATATGTGTTGTGCTGAATCTAAAGCCATTAATGATCCTAAAG TCCTATTGCAGAAGGCTTTAGACCCACCTGAGCCTGATATTGTTGAAGATGCATTAGATATGCTAATCCATATAGGTGCATTAGAAAAAACATCTCACAGAGGGCGTTATGAGCCGACATTTTTTGGAAGGTTACTTGCCAGTTTCTCCTTATCTTTTGATGCGTCAATGCTTATCCTAAAGTTTGGAGTTGCTGATATGCTTCATGAGGGCATTCTTCTCGGTATATTAATGGATATTCAACCTCTACCTATTCTTCAACCTTTTGGCGAGGAACATCTG TTTGAGGAGTACATGGGACGCTACTTCATTGGAGATAATAGCTGCGACAAAACCCTTGGCCAAAAAGAGATGGTATTGATGGGGAACTTATGCGCATATAAGTTCTGGCAGAGAGTATTTCAG GATAACCTTCGCCTGGAACATTTGAAAGAAGTTCTGAAGTATGATGCAGCAGGAGTTACACAAGAAACGTCCCTCAAAATTGAGGAAATGTGGTGCGTTTGCCACAATCTTGTGCAGTCATCACTGAATCATGTTTCTGAGATAT ATGAAGATGTCCTATGTACACTGCACCAATTTCGGCCAGACTTTTTGCCGGCGTCTGATGGTATTCCTTCTTACTATTATCCTTATGAGTTTCAACACGAATGCCTCCTCCAGGATGCAGTTGATGCGGAATCAGATGACGAGCAGCTACATCAGTCTAGTGATGTGAAGCAATGTGTTGCTGGACCATTTGTCTCCCTTGATCACTTTCAGACAAAATATATTGCTGACAAGATGGCAACAGTTATCAAGGAG ATAAGAGCTCTTTATACTGGAGCACTACCTGGTTCTCAGCCTACAATATCGAATGGCACATCTGTCTATGCACAGGCTCCTGTATGTGTGTACTTTTTGAGGGGAGTTTGCACCAGGGGTAGTAGATGCACGTACTCTCATTCCCTTCAGGCACAACAACCAGCATGCaaattcttcttctctttacAG GGCTGTCGAAATGGAGATTCCTGTCACTTCTCGCATGATACGGCTCAATTGAGTTCATCTACCAGGCCGAGTCCATGCTTACCAGAGGAGGACATCGCTAAACCACAGCTATTAATTGAACTATTTCCCCCTCCTGGTGAAGGGAACATTCTTATATTGGATGACACCAACTTCCAGTTCACCTCAAACATTGCCTGCTTTTGGAACCCGGAGAAAATGTTCGTGACAACTAGTTTATCAGAGTCATATGTAAGTGAACCATCACTGGAGGACGTCAGAATCTCGTGGGCCCTACATCACCCATACCAGACACTCATATGTGAACCCCCAGAGAATTCATTCTCATGGAGGGATATCAGGTGCGTGCTATGGTTCCCAGATCTCGACAATCAAGACAAGAACTTGGAGAGACAGGCAGGTTATGTGCGGAGCTTCTTTGAGTTCATGGCGATTCGATTACTGGCAGAGTCCTTACACAGTGTTCAAGTTGTTGTCACCATGAAAAACATCAGATTTTCACAGCTGCAG GTAGAGAAATTGGGAAGAAACAGTTTCTTCTTCCTAAGGGAGTCGTTCCTTTTTGATGAGCAAAGCTTTGGGGAAGTCCTTGATGGTATGACCACACGGAGACCTATGGTGGTGTCTAAGGCTGTCTCCTATGTCTTCGTCCTGCACCCACCGAGCAGTATTCAGTTCGGGGATTATCAGACAGAAATCCGCAGATCTCTTCAAGATGCTCAGTAA
- the LOC116216003 gene encoding putative disease resistance protein RGA4 isoform X1: protein MAEVVLGSVVESVTGHLVSLVSQEIRLACGVRAELVKLQTTVSIIGGVLREADKRRVEADDVKEWLKKLKELFYDADDLLDDFSTEVFRRRRVIGGGKRILNEVSTFFSSSNQFLYASKMARRVKEMRERIDAIWNDRSACFQLEGNSNLMGSLVENLTRPETIPFKSDPYVIGRDKDKEKVIEFLLNPDFEENVSVLPIVGVGGLGKTTLARLVFNDDKVKEYFEMRLIWVCVSTNFHVEDIVRKIVRECTPNKEGISNLDMNELQKTLGEWLHGNKFLLVLDDVWNDNRSKWLELREFLMSGAKGSKILVTTRYIRVAETMTRKFHKLSGLPEDESLSLLMQMAMKEEHEWKGQNLEKIAGEIVKKCAGVPLAIKTVGRLLVHSGCREKDWLDFKNNDLSSIDQEEGDIMPTLKLSYDFLPSHLKPCFAYCSLFPQDFKLEPGELVYLWMAQGFINKPRGGGKTLEEEGYNYFRELLSRSFFQDIQEDLHGEIMSCRMHDLMHDLARLVAGDNCITIDSSRGEKFQGGARHVTTNDLNVFNGFERDRRMRSMFLIVEKWTYIYIVVLDVSCFRSLRALRICDAGIKEISHSIGKLKHLRSLDLSGNRELRYLPDSISRLCNLESLNLTGCWHLERLPCGITKLVNLRHLGLGGCENLTHMPRGMGTLTNLQRLDVFIVGEESNQNAAGLNELSRLIGLKKRLTILCLERVRSSSISSEVDASFSMEKLAHLQYLGLCWGCRWDGDGDASVSNDEEVLEKLRPHPYLKGLRIKAYGGARLPSWVSQLHNLVEIEISDCHECRQLPPIDQLPFLKRISLKYLENLEHIALSEGGTMAQSNFFPSSEEIELWRLPKFKGWEWERRGGAIELKRRMAILLLLLLLLLLLLC from the coding sequence ATGGCCGAAGTGGTTCTCGGAAGCGTTGTGGAGTCCGTCACCGGACACCTTGTTTCCCTCGTCTCCCAGGAGATTAGACTAGCATGCGGCGTCAGAGCTGAGCTCGTGAAACTTCAAACCACTGTCTCCATCATCGGCGGCGTGCTTCGTGAGGCTGACAAGAGACGAGTTGAGGCTGACGATGTGAAGGAATGGCTCAAGAAGCTGAAAGAGTTGTTCTACGATGCGGATGACCTGTTGGATGACTTCTCTACGGAGGTTTTTCGCCGTCGAAGAGTAATAGGAGGAGGTAAGCGGATCCTCAATGAGGTGAGtaccttcttctcctcttccaaCCAGTTCCTTTATGCCAGTAAGATGGCTCGTCGAGTCAAGGAGATGAGGGAGAGGATCGATGCAATTTGGAATGATAGAAGCGCCTGTTTTCAACTCGAGGGAAATAGTAATCTTATGGGGAGTTTGGTAGAGAATCTAACTAGGCCGGAAACTATTCCGTTCAAGTCTGACCCGTATGTGATTGGACGAGACAAGGACAAGGAGAAAGTTATTGAGTTCTTACTCAATCCTGATTTTGAGGAGAATGTTTCCGTCCTCCCAATCGTGGGTGTGGGAGGTCTAGGGAAAACGACATTGGCACGACTCGTGTTCAACGATGACAAGGTGAAGGAATATTTCGAGATGAGGCTAATTTGGGTCTGTGTGTCAACCAACTTCCATGTGGAGGATATTGTGAGGAAGATAGTACGAGAATGCACCCCTAACAAAGAAGGAATTTCTAATCTCGACATGAATGAGCTGCAAAAAACGCTGGGAGAATGGCTCCATGGAAATAAGTTCTTACTTGTTTTAGATGATGTGTGGAATGACAACCGGTCTAAATGGTTGGAACTTAGAGAATTTCTCATGAGCGGTGCCAAAGGAAGTAAGATATTGGTGACCACTCGCTATATTCGAGTGGCGGAAACTATGACtcgaaaatttcataaattgagTGGCTTACCTGAGGATGAGTCGCTCTCGTTGCTGATGCAAATGGCAATGAAGGAGGAGCACGAGTGGAAAGGTCAAAATCTAGAAAAGATTGCGGGAGAGATTGTGAAGAAGTGTGCGGGAGTTCCCCTTGCAATTAAGACGGTTGGGCGACTGTTAGTGCATTCTGGATGTAGGGAAAAAGATTGGTTGGACTTCAAGAATAATGATCTGTCTTCGATAGATCAAGAAGAAGGTGACATTATGCCAACGCTTAAGTTGAGTTATGATTTTTTGCCATCGCATTTGAAGCCGTGCTTTGCTTATTGCAGCTTATTTCCGCAAGATTTTAAGCTAGAACCAGGTGAGCTTGTCTATCTTTGGATGGCACAGGGATTTATTAATAAACCTCGAGGCGGTGGGAAAACCCTTGAAGAAGAAGGTTACAATTATTTCAGGGAGTTGCTTTCGAGATCCTTTTTCCAAGACATACAAGAAGATTTGCACGGCGAGATTATGAGCTGCAGAATGCATGATCTGATGCATGACCTCGCACGGCTAGTAGCAGGAGATAATTGCATCACCATTGATAGCTCACGTGGAGAGAAGTTCCAAGGAGGAGCTCGCCATGTAACTACCAATGATCTGAATGTGTTCAATGGATTTGAGAGAGACAGAAGAATGAGGTCCATGTTTCTTATAGTTGAAAAGTGgacttatatttatattgttgTTCTGGATGTTTCATGTTTTAGAAGTCTACGGGCGCTGCGTATTTGTGATGCCGGCATAAAGGAGATTTCACATTCCATTGGTAAACTCAAGCATTTGAGGAGCCTTGATCTCTCGGGCAATAGAGAGTTAAGGTATCTTCCGGATTCCATAAGCAGGTTGTGCAATTTGGAGAGCCTTAATCTCACAGGATGTTGGCATCTAGAAAGATTACCATGTGGCATTACAAAGTTAGTCAATTTGAGGCATCTCGGCTTGGGAGGATGTGAGAATTTAACACATATGCCGAGAGGGATGGGGACGTTGACTAATTTGCAAAGGTTAGACGTATTTATAGTAGGGGAGGAATCGAACCAAAATGCTGCAGGGCTAAACGAGCTGAGCAGACTTATTGGATTGAAGAAAAGACTGACCATTCTATGTTTGGAAAGAGTGAGGAGTAGTAGTATTTCGAGCGAGGTGGATGCTTCCTTCTCGATGGAGAAGTTAGCTCATCTTCAATATTTGGGACTATGTTGGGGCTGCCGCTGGGATGGGGATGGGGATGCGAGTGTGAGCAATGACGAAGAAGTTTTAGAAAAACTTCGACCCCATCCATATCTAAAGGGATTGAGGATAAAAGCATATGGGGGTGCCAGGCTTCCATCGTGGGTCTCTCAACTGCATAACCTAGTCGAGATTGAGATTTCCGATTGTCATGAATGCAGGCAGCTACCACCTATAGATCAGCTCCCTTTCCTCAAAAGAATCTCCTTGAAGTATTTGGAGAATTTGGAGCATATAGCATTATCGGAGGGTGGGACGATGGCACAGTCTAATTTCTTTCCATCCTCGGAAGAAATAGAGCTATGGAGATTGCCTAAATTCAAGGGATGGGAgtgggagaggagaggaggggCAATAGAATTGAAGAGGAGGATGgcgattcttcttcttcttcttcttcttcttcttcttcttctttgttaA